The DNA window TCCACGTCGATAGTCGTGACGACGTGTCCGGGATTGCGACCGAACACGACGATTCGGTCGGCGAGGGTGACGGCCTCTTCGATTTCGTGCGTAACGAACAGCACTGTCTTTCCGGTTCGTTGCCAGATGTCGAGCAATTCGTGCTGTAGCCGGTCCCGCGTCTGTGCGTCGATGCTTCCGAACGGCTCGTCCATGAGGAGAATTTCCGGATCCACGGCGAGCGCGCGGGCGACGGCGACGCGCTGTTTCATGCCCCCGGACAAGTCCTTCGGGTGGGCGTCTTCGAAGCCGGTCAGTCCGACCAAATCGACGAGTTCCTCGACCCGCGACGTACAGTCCGAGCACTCACAGGCGGGGCGGTCCAGACCGAATCGAACGTTCCCCTCGACCGTCTTCCACGGGAAGAGATTGTACTCCTGAAAGACCATTCCCCGGTCGATTCCCGGACCGGTGACCCGAGCGCCGGACACGAAAATTTCGCCGTCGGTCGGGGATTCGAGTCCGGCGACGAGGCGGAAAAGCGTCGTCTTTCCGCACCCAGAGGGTCCGACGAGGCAGACGAACTCCCCGTCCGCGACCGTCAGTGATACGTCTCGAAGCGCCTGGACGGTCGTACGAGCATCGTACCGTTTCGAAACACCATCGACCTCGATGACGGGTGCGTTCGTCTTCGACTCGTAGCCCTCGTTCAAGGACGCCACGCGAACCACCTCGTTTCGACCATCGCGTACGCCGAGTCAACGCAAATGTAGACGGCACTGATCAGGAGCATGTAGGCCATGCTTCGCGCCATGTCGAGGTTGTTGGACGCGTTGATAATCTCGTAGCCGACGCCGGGCGCGCCGAACAGCTCCGCGCCGACGACGATCATGAGACAGCGACCAATACTCGTTCGAAAGCCGTTGACCATCGACGGCGACGCGGCGGGGAGGACCACGTGACGGAGCATCCCCAAGTGCGTGCGAACGCCGAGGCTGGTTGCGACTTCCTTGTAGCCGTCGCGGACGCCGTGAACGCCCGAGTACGCGCCGTAATAGTTGATCCACAGCGCGCCGATTGCGACGATGAACGCCGCACCGGCGTGGCCGATGCCGAACCAGACGATAGCGAAGGCTATCCACGCGAGTTCGGGAATCGGACGAAGCACGCGGATGGCGGGGGTCACGGTCGCGTCGATGCGACGGGAGTAGCCGACTAACAGGCCGACCGCGTTTCCGACGAACGCACCGATAACCAAGCCGGGGACGAGATGGAGCGACGTCTGAGCGAGCCGCGTCAGTGCGCGCGGAAGCTCGACGGGGACGCCAACGACCGGGAGGACGAACGGCGCGCTAGTGGTGAACTCGGCTCCGAGTGCGGACAGGACCGGAAGCGGCCCCGGGAGGAGATATTCCGGATGAACGAGCGTCGCCAGCGCGGACCAAACGCCGAGGAAACAGGCGATGCCCAGCGTACCCGCCACGGTTCGATCGATATCCGTCGAGTCGGCGGTTCGGCCCGGAGTACGGGACAGTTTCGTTTCGAGGCTCATGCCACATCCTCGTACACCGAAACGTCGAACAGTTCGTCCGCACTCATCTCCCCGCCGATGTTGCCGACTTCGGCGACAAATTTCGACATCGTTTCGGACTGTGACGCGATATCGTTCGGATTCGAGAGGAAATCCGACGCCTTCGAACCCATGGCACGCTCGGCGAGGTCTTCATCGAGGTCGAGAACGGTCGCGGCGTCCGCCGCCGCCCCCATCGGGTCGTCGTGAACCGCGTTCGTTGCCCGAACGTGTCCGTCCACGAACTGCCGCTTCAACGAGTCCGAAATCGTGTTCGAAACGAACGCGACGGTGACGGGATGGTCCGGAAGAACGGTTCCGGACCACTCTATCTCCCGATACCCGTCGAGTTGCTCGACGAGAGTCGCGTACGGCTCTTGAACGGTCGTGCCAACGATGTCACCCGATTGCGCCGCCTGTGGAGCCTTCGCGGGCGGCACTTTCGGCTTGTTGATCACGTTTGCCGTCTCACCGGCTTCGAGGTGCTCTTCGAGCCAATATCGGGTGAGGATATCGG is part of the Haladaptatus paucihalophilus DX253 genome and encodes:
- a CDS encoding ABC transporter ATP-binding protein, with translation MVRVASLNEGYESKTNAPVIEVDGVSKRYDARTTVQALRDVSLTVADGEFVCLVGPSGCGKTTLFRLVAGLESPTDGEIFVSGARVTGPGIDRGMVFQEYNLFPWKTVEGNVRFGLDRPACECSDCTSRVEELVDLVGLTGFEDAHPKDLSGGMKQRVAVARALAVDPEILLMDEPFGSIDAQTRDRLQHELLDIWQRTGKTVLFVTHEIEEAVTLADRIVVFGRNPGHVVTTIDVDMERPRERTDREFVAAVERIRKRIE
- a CDS encoding CmpA/NrtA family ABC transporter substrate-binding protein encodes the protein MDTISRRGLLAATGAGMAGLAGCTLGGSGKTESLHVGWVPIYSNIQHFVMSERGYYDELDVKLSTTKFSSGPAAVKAFAAGDIDVGLFGITPAMVLTDKGVDADILVANSRNGFKMVATDDFADRYDEEGNGAFQSYRDDRGSKPVWGTAPDGSVPDILTRYWLEEHLEAGETANVINKPKVPPAKAPQAAQSGDIVGTTVQEPYATLVEQLDGYREIEWSGTVLPDHPVTVAFVSNTISDSLKRQFVDGHVRATNAVHDDPMGAAADAATVLDLDEDLAERAMGSKASDFLSNPNDIASQSETMSKFVAEVGNIGGEMSADELFDVSVYEDVA
- a CDS encoding ABC transporter permease, with product MSLETKLSRTPGRTADSTDIDRTVAGTLGIACFLGVWSALATLVHPEYLLPGPLPVLSALGAEFTTSAPFVLPVVGVPVELPRALTRLAQTSLHLVPGLVIGAFVGNAVGLLVGYSRRIDATVTPAIRVLRPIPELAWIAFAIVWFGIGHAGAAFIVAIGALWINYYGAYSGVHGVRDGYKEVATSLGVRTHLGMLRHVVLPAASPSMVNGFRTSIGRCLMIVVGAELFGAPGVGYEIINASNNLDMARSMAYMLLISAVYICVDSAYAMVETRWFAWRP